Proteins encoded in a region of the Dehalococcoidia bacterium genome:
- a CDS encoding MBL fold metallo-hydrolase, with translation MRTHANPNTSRYLELDALQEAVRWPTVERRTIVVLAGQLLATRQFQRGYAFFRERAAAQPNEPLLLALEGVFQARLAGRKPLFRRPAWIRDAVGKLDRAVAREPGLTTYFRGLVLAELPAMLGKAGAAVADLEWVLAHMNAFPTAIRRSVYRALARAYTAQGRGAEAHEALQRSGYASLEPGEPQFVTDAWLTAADGYRFVAPRLIEPSPGIYVAQGYDFSDFAFIATGDGLVAIDAGTTPARAQAALDDLRRRTDAPIRHVILTHAHWDLIGGLSAFAPPGVQVIASANFADELRIVNETGGRLGAFFGRDDRHDYALAPDRLVAEPETLTLGGVQFTLYPAHGGETNDALLVHLPSAGVLFVGDVLMPEFGAPFLPEGSAEGLFDTLALIQRLAPRLLIHGHTALTENIGSETLPGLDAALREVYAQVMRAIREGKTLVEILEDNPLPGSLRSHPGVVVPFVVMRDGFIERLYHQRTGYWQPDGEGMEPVSPAEWAAALDLLAGGKERAFVRSARVLLSRGNAALALKLIDLGRQRHPASKTLARLRRQALDRLRERYHQLNPFKFIVYSGLAGAELLPLPDDVRQVAPAFAERELPQALAG, from the coding sequence ATGCGTACTCATGCCAATCCCAACACCAGCCGATACCTGGAGCTCGATGCCCTGCAGGAGGCGGTCCGCTGGCCGACCGTGGAACGCCGCACCATCGTCGTGCTGGCCGGCCAGCTTCTGGCTACCCGCCAGTTTCAGCGCGGCTACGCCTTTTTCCGCGAGCGGGCCGCCGCCCAACCGAACGAGCCGCTCCTCCTCGCCCTGGAAGGGGTCTTCCAGGCGAGGCTCGCCGGCCGGAAGCCCCTGTTCCGGCGTCCGGCCTGGATCCGCGACGCGGTGGGCAAGCTGGACCGCGCCGTGGCCCGGGAACCTGGTCTGACGACCTACTTCCGCGGCCTGGTGCTCGCCGAGCTTCCCGCCATGCTGGGCAAAGCGGGCGCGGCGGTGGCCGATCTCGAATGGGTGCTCGCTCACATGAACGCGTTCCCGACCGCGATCCGGCGCAGCGTTTACCGCGCCCTGGCCAGGGCCTACACGGCGCAGGGACGTGGCGCGGAGGCGCACGAGGCGCTGCAGCGCTCGGGCTATGCTTCCCTGGAACCCGGCGAGCCCCAATTCGTGACCGACGCCTGGCTCACGGCGGCGGATGGTTACCGCTTCGTCGCGCCCAGGTTAATCGAGCCGTCGCCCGGGATCTACGTCGCCCAGGGCTACGACTTCAGCGACTTCGCCTTCATCGCCACCGGCGATGGCCTGGTGGCCATCGACGCCGGCACCACGCCGGCCCGCGCCCAGGCCGCCCTGGACGACCTGCGGCGGCGGACCGATGCCCCTATCCGCCACGTGATCCTCACCCATGCCCACTGGGATCTCATCGGCGGCCTGAGCGCGTTCGCGCCGCCCGGCGTTCAGGTGATCGCCAGCGCCAACTTTGCCGATGAACTGCGCATCGTGAACGAGACGGGCGGCCGGCTTGGCGCCTTCTTCGGACGGGACGACCGCCACGACTACGCGCTGGCGCCCGACCGCCTGGTGGCCGAGCCGGAGACGCTGACCCTCGGCGGGGTGCAATTCACCCTGTACCCGGCCCACGGGGGCGAGACCAACGACGCGCTCCTGGTTCACCTGCCTTCGGCCGGCGTCCTCTTTGTCGGCGATGTCCTCATGCCGGAATTCGGCGCGCCCTTCCTGCCGGAGGGCTCGGCGGAGGGTCTGTTCGATACCCTGGCGCTGATCCAGCGGCTCGCGCCGCGGCTGCTCATCCACGGGCACACGGCGCTGACCGAGAACATCGGCTCAGAAACGCTCCCCGGCCTCGACGCCGCGCTGCGCGAGGTGTATGCGCAGGTGATGCGGGCGATCCGCGAGGGCAAGACGCTGGTGGAAATCCTCGAGGACAACCCGCTGCCCGGCAGCCTGCGCTCGCACCCAGGCGTCGTCGTGCCGTTCGTGGTGATGCGCGACGGCTTCATCGAGCGGCTCTACCACCAGCGCACGGGCTACTGGCAGCCCGATGGCGAGGGCATGGAGCCGGTCTCGCCCGCGGAGTGGGCGGCAGCGCTCGACCTGCTGGCCGGAGGCAAGGAGCGGGCCTTCGTACGCAGCGCCCGCGTCTTGCTGAGCCGGGGGAATGCCGCACTCGCCCTCAAGCTCATCGATCTGGGCCGGCAGCGTCATCCCGCGAGCAAGACCCTGGCCCGACTCCGCCGGCAGGCGCTGGATCGATTGCGCGAGCGCTACCACCAGCTCAACCCCTTCAAGTTCATCGTCTACTCGGGACTCGCGGGCGCGGAGCTGCTCCCGCTGCCCGATGACGTCCGGCAGGTCGCACCCGCCTTCGCCGAGCGCGAGCTTCCCCAGGCGCTGGCCGGCTAG
- a CDS encoding helix-turn-helix domain-containing protein — MIGQERAGDETTAGPGRSLCPVARALDLVGDRWTLLVIRDLLGGQKRYGDLLASAEHIPTNILADRLKRLERAGLLERIRYREHPPRFEYRLTAEGRGLGRAIDALATWGLAHFPGTVRAIPGSDELDRAR; from the coding sequence ATGATCGGTCAGGAGCGGGCAGGCGATGAGACCACGGCTGGCCCCGGCCGTTCGCTGTGCCCAGTGGCCCGCGCGCTGGACCTGGTGGGGGACCGCTGGACCCTGCTGGTGATCCGCGATCTGCTCGGCGGCCAGAAGCGCTACGGCGATCTCCTCGCCTCAGCGGAGCACATCCCCACCAACATCCTGGCCGACCGCCTGAAGCGCCTGGAACGCGCGGGGCTGCTGGAGCGAATTCGCTACCGCGAGCATCCGCCACGTTTCGAGTACCGCCTCACCGCCGAAGGCAGAGGGCTGGGACGTGCGATCGATGCGCTCGCCACCTGGGGGCTCGCGCACTTTCCCGGAACCGTCAGGGCGATTCCCGGTAGCGACGAGCTCGACCGCGCCCGGTGA
- a CDS encoding phytanoyl-CoA dioxygenase family protein, translating into MHISDQQLAEVREQGFTVVRGFLSGTELAEAQAALWLHFPRPEDYFAAPEQYEAIGKSQFSGINLFPYKSWALNRLPFHPDMVDAAERLIGSAELEIYKIELWGKYAGAVNYDQPHHYDYGNHTLVVPRRDGRWLQMTTFLLLSDVTELDGPTKVLPAPLTKDLPLVPDLLPMGELFDQEIAATGPAGTLLIYRTDVMHRGSDFRAPGRSRFALLTDYKARGTPWAGKLAWPNRANDPNMTEAIVRMSVRERDLFGWPPPGHEYWNEQTLVDTAARYPGIDLSPYR; encoded by the coding sequence GTGCACATTTCCGATCAGCAGCTGGCCGAGGTGCGGGAGCAGGGCTTCACCGTCGTCCGGGGCTTCCTCTCCGGTACGGAGCTGGCAGAGGCGCAGGCGGCGCTCTGGCTGCACTTTCCGCGGCCGGAGGACTACTTCGCCGCGCCGGAGCAGTACGAAGCGATCGGCAAGAGCCAGTTCTCCGGAATCAACCTGTTCCCTTACAAGTCGTGGGCGCTGAACCGGCTGCCGTTCCATCCCGACATGGTGGACGCCGCGGAGCGCCTGATCGGCTCGGCCGAGCTGGAGATCTACAAGATCGAGCTGTGGGGCAAGTACGCGGGCGCCGTCAATTACGATCAGCCGCATCACTATGATTACGGCAACCACACGCTGGTTGTGCCGCGCCGCGATGGCCGCTGGCTGCAGATGACGACCTTTCTGCTGTTGTCCGACGTGACGGAGCTGGACGGCCCAACCAAAGTTCTGCCCGCGCCGCTGACGAAGGACTTGCCGCTGGTCCCAGACCTGCTGCCGATGGGCGAGCTGTTCGACCAGGAGATCGCGGCCACCGGCCCCGCCGGCACGCTCCTCATCTACCGCACCGACGTGATGCACCGCGGCTCGGACTTCCGCGCGCCCGGGCGCTCGCGCTTCGCGTTGCTGACCGATTACAAGGCGAGGGGCACGCCCTGGGCCGGCAAGCTCGCCTGGCCGAACCGCGCCAACGACCCGAACATGACCGAGGCGATCGTGCGCATGTCGGTGCGGGAGCGCGACCTGTTCGGCTGGCCGCCGCCTGGGCACGAGTACTGGAACGAGCAGACGCTGGTCGACACGGCCGCGCGCTATCCCGGCATCGATTTGTCGCCGTATCGGTAG
- a CDS encoding dihydrolipoamide acetyltransferase family protein, with protein sequence MATEVIMPQMGADMQEGTLLRWLKQPGEHVARGEIIAEIETDKANVEIESFIDGVLSRTLAAEGQVVPVGEVIALIEAGADAAVSAPSAAAPPAPEPVLAAAGGAVEPPPVAAPVPAANGAGGGEQVREPVAAGAAPPASDRGELRTPPDGSQIAGPGQRLRVSPVARNIAEELGVDLRSLQGSGPEGRIMRKDVERAAAQGQPAAASAATAAPAAQPAGGVATIERPAAAPSPAPAEPVVPRRWEQPAEPAATPVSTQPAAAQAAPPPAPRPAAPAAPQRPAAAPAAGVQPFSKMRQAIARRMAQSKREAPHYYVTAEIDMTEAMAFRAQLNQAAPEGLRVSVNDLIVKACAETLKRYTPFNAAYGDDGLHLNERINVCIGVALPDGLIAPALLDVGVKSLGTIAAEAHDLAERARSGMMRPAELNDGTFTISNLGMYGIETLIPIIQPPQAAILGVGAVEDKPAVREGQIVIRKLMMVALAADHRVTDGAQGGEFLRDLKELLEHPLRLAL encoded by the coding sequence ATGGCGACCGAAGTGATCATGCCCCAGATGGGCGCCGACATGCAGGAGGGCACACTGCTGCGCTGGCTGAAGCAGCCGGGCGAGCACGTGGCGCGGGGCGAGATCATCGCCGAGATCGAGACCGACAAGGCCAACGTCGAGATCGAGTCGTTCATCGACGGGGTGCTCAGCCGGACACTGGCCGCCGAGGGCCAGGTCGTGCCGGTCGGCGAGGTGATCGCCCTGATTGAAGCCGGCGCCGATGCTGCCGTCTCGGCCCCGTCCGCCGCCGCGCCGCCCGCTCCCGAACCCGTGCTCGCGGCCGCCGGGGGAGCAGTGGAACCGCCGCCGGTGGCCGCGCCCGTCCCTGCAGCTAACGGCGCGGGCGGCGGCGAACAGGTGCGCGAACCCGTGGCCGCGGGCGCGGCGCCGCCGGCAAGCGATCGCGGAGAATTGCGCACGCCCCCCGACGGCTCGCAGATCGCGGGGCCGGGGCAGCGGCTGCGCGTCTCGCCCGTGGCGCGCAACATCGCCGAGGAGCTGGGTGTCGATCTGCGCTCGCTGCAGGGCAGCGGCCCCGAAGGCCGCATCATGCGCAAGGACGTGGAGCGCGCCGCGGCCCAGGGCCAGCCTGCCGCGGCGAGTGCAGCAACGGCGGCGCCCGCAGCGCAACCCGCAGGCGGGGTCGCCACCATTGAGCGCCCGGCAGCCGCCCCATCGCCGGCGCCTGCCGAGCCGGTCGTGCCGCGCCGCTGGGAGCAGCCGGCGGAGCCAGCGGCAACACCCGTCTCGACGCAACCCGCCGCCGCGCAGGCCGCGCCGCCGCCAGCGCCCCGGCCCGCCGCGCCGGCCGCGCCTCAGCGTCCCGCGGCGGCGCCTGCCGCCGGCGTGCAGCCGTTCTCGAAAATGCGGCAGGCGATCGCGCGGCGCATGGCGCAGAGCAAGCGGGAGGCGCCGCACTATTACGTCACCGCCGAGATCGACATGACGGAGGCGATGGCCTTCCGCGCCCAGCTCAACCAGGCGGCGCCGGAGGGCCTGCGCGTCTCCGTCAACGACCTGATCGTCAAGGCCTGCGCCGAGACGTTGAAGCGGTACACCCCCTTCAACGCCGCCTACGGCGACGACGGCCTGCACCTGAACGAGCGCATCAACGTCTGCATCGGCGTGGCTCTGCCCGACGGGCTGATCGCCCCGGCGCTGCTGGACGTGGGCGTGAAGAGCCTGGGGACGATCGCTGCCGAGGCGCACGACCTGGCGGAGCGCGCTCGGTCCGGCATGATGCGCCCCGCCGAGCTGAACGACGGCACCTTCACGATCAGCAACCTCGGCATGTACGGCATCGAGACGCTGATCCCGATCATCCAGCCGCCGCAGGCCGCGATCCTCGGCGTCGGCGCCGTCGAGGACAAACCGGCCGTGCGCGAGGGGCAGATCGTGATCCGCAAGCTGATGATGGTGGCGCTGGCCGCCGACCACCGCGTCACCGACGGCGCCCAGGGCGGCGAGTTCTTGCGCGACCTCAAGGAGCTGCTGGAGCACCCGCTGCGGCTGGCGTTGTAG
- a CDS encoding glycosyltransferase family 4 protein: protein MRIAQLAPLQESVPPARYGGTERVVSVLTEELVRRGHEVTLFASGDSTTTARLVPVVPRALRPLGVPDYLPATMLSIGQVFERAAEFDLIHAHVDVPALPFARLVETPVLFTLHGRLDLSWLRPLFDAYRDTNLVSVSDNQRRLLPGWNWRGTVYNGINLPDYNFHARPGDYLAFLGRLAPDKGVEDAVAVARMAGLPLKLAAKVDPIDQAYYEQRIVPLLADPLVTYIGEVDQQTKDAFLGGALALLFPIRWPEPFGLVMAEALATGTPVIAGRFGSVPEVIDDGVTGFICDSVEEMALAVERVGEIDRAACRRAALERFSPAQMAAGYEVLYDQLTASRTVPALALSRPSALRTDQPVTSSNGTAST from the coding sequence ATGCGCATCGCGCAACTTGCACCGTTGCAGGAAAGTGTGCCGCCCGCCAGATACGGCGGCACGGAACGCGTCGTGTCGGTGCTGACCGAAGAGCTGGTGCGTCGCGGCCACGAGGTCACCCTCTTTGCCAGCGGTGATTCGACAACCACGGCTCGTCTGGTGCCGGTGGTGCCGCGGGCCCTCCGCCCGCTGGGAGTGCCCGACTATCTGCCGGCCACGATGCTGAGCATCGGCCAGGTGTTTGAACGAGCCGCCGAGTTCGATCTGATCCACGCGCACGTCGATGTGCCGGCTCTGCCCTTTGCCCGATTGGTGGAGACCCCTGTGCTGTTCACGTTGCACGGCCGCCTCGACCTGTCCTGGCTGCGTCCGCTGTTCGATGCCTACCGCGACACCAACCTGGTCTCGGTGAGCGACAATCAGCGCCGGCTGCTGCCGGGGTGGAACTGGCGCGGCACCGTCTACAACGGCATCAACCTGCCCGACTACAACTTCCATGCGCGCCCCGGCGATTACCTGGCCTTCCTGGGACGTCTCGCGCCTGACAAGGGCGTGGAGGACGCCGTTGCCGTGGCCCGCATGGCAGGGTTGCCACTCAAGCTTGCCGCCAAAGTTGACCCTATCGACCAGGCCTACTACGAGCAGCGAATTGTTCCCCTGCTGGCTGACCCACTGGTCACCTACATCGGCGAAGTGGATCAGCAGACGAAGGACGCCTTTCTGGGCGGCGCGTTGGCGCTACTTTTTCCGATTCGCTGGCCGGAGCCCTTCGGCCTGGTCATGGCCGAAGCTCTGGCGACCGGCACACCGGTGATCGCCGGGCGGTTCGGGTCGGTGCCCGAAGTCATCGACGACGGCGTGACGGGCTTCATCTGCGACTCAGTTGAAGAGATGGCGTTGGCCGTCGAGCGCGTGGGAGAGATCGACCGCGCAGCATGCCGGCGCGCGGCGCTGGAGCGCTTCTCGCCGGCGCAGATGGCGGCCGGCTACGAGGTTCTCTACGACCAGTTGACCGCATCCCGCACGGTTCCGGCGCTGGCGCTCAGCAGACCTTCGGCGCTGCGCACCGACCAGCCGGTGACGAGCAGCAACGGCACGGCGAGCACCTGA